The Pungitius pungitius chromosome 21, fPunPun2.1, whole genome shotgun sequence genome includes the window GAAACCTATTTGATCATAATTACATGTgctataaaataataaaagatgaataaataatttataaaaaaaatatttatttcagttcAACATATTTTTAAGATGTCAGGATGTCAATTAAATTATGCTTTGAATCATTCCAACAAATCTTTAAAAGTCAAAGATTTATTTAATCTGAGTACGCCATTGCATTCTGCCATTTGCCTTTTAATAGAACTTTGTTTTCACATTGCTTTGGTATATTTCTTCTCTATATTGTAAtgatttaatgaaatattttatgAATTAGGAATCTATAATTGCCATTGCCACTGACGACGCATTATGCACATTTCAGGTCCATACTTGTATTTTGGGTTTCTACAATAACATgtttacacacatacatgcttTAATgccatttcaattttttttaaacaaaattgcCCTGCTAGGCCACACCTCAGGTTGATTTTTATTGCCCACCAGATGATGGCATTAACATACATTGAAAACAGCAACACATTTAGAATTTATAGGCTGCCAACTGTGAAATGGTCTATAATAATGTATGGTTGTGAAATTCTAACTGTAATAAAATCCACTGGGGTTATTTAAAGTCTCTGAAGACTGTGTGCTTTTCTCCATGGATTGAGTACTAAGAAGTGTATTGAATATTGTACCATAAACACAAGTAAAAGCAATAATTAactaaattataataaaatagtCCAGCTTTACAGTAAAAGACAAGCCTTTATTTTTGCAATAAGAAAAGCGTATCATTAATACTGTGACAAGTTTTTAAAATGATCAGTGAGAACAAATTTACAATAGAAGCTTCCAACTACCAGTGCCCCTTAAAAACAGGTGGAACAAGTAAGGGAAGGGCTGTACTAACCAAACGTGCATGACAGGTATGGATAGATGACATATACTTGACAATGACATGGACTGAGGTCTTTTgtaattgacaaaaaaaagatttcacttGCAAATTTAAATTTCTGTCAATGGGCAAATATGAAATTAGTCCTGTGGGAGtgcatcaaaaaacaaaaacaagcgtAGCTGTTGCCTTTTGCAACAGGGATATTGTCTTGAATTTTTATTTAGGTTTTACTGAAAGAAGGTTGTATTGTTCTGATAAGGCACCTCTTGTATTCGACTGGGAAAGCAGGAAAAATGTTTGGTGGGTACTTTTTACAAGAGGAAAATCTGTAGGTTCCATTTGTGCTGATTTCAGGCTGTTTCAGAACAAATATATTACAGTCTGAGAACAAAAAGAATGacttggaaaacaaaacaaaaatttaGTTAGTCtttaaagaggaggaagacaatgAGCACTGGCATTCTGCTGTATACAAGTTAGAATACACAGTACAATAAATATAAAGACCGAGGGAagactgaaggagaaaacaatttATGGACACAAAACACTTTACATTCGAGTCAAATATACAATGCAGCATGGAGAAAAAACGAAAACCCTGCACATCGATTCTACACTTGGCAAATGGGCCAATAAAATCGTAACACACTCGCATGAGACCAGCGTTGTCCTAAACAGGCTGTCCTGAGGTCAGTTTTGACATGTAACTTCCACAGTACATTGACTCTTGCTCTACAGAGACAGGCTGTCCCAGGAGAAACATAAAAACGGATCCCATGTAATGTCTTCTAAAACTAACCAACCAAGATGCTTTCACTTTCAATGCATTTCTTACTACAGGTCACCTTCATGAAGGTTGACAGTTTTACAAGATTTCTATATTTAATATCATTTAGATTTTGGCAACAAAGACATGCTCTTATCAGCTGATCCAAATCTCTTAAAAAGGACTTCGTAAGCACTTCTTTATTTACAATGATGATTTCTAACTTAAGTCTCTATTATTCTTCCCactgtttttgagaaaatttaCGAGTGAATACAATAATCAAAAACCTCTTGAAAACAAAATAGTGGGGATGTTTTGTGAGACACTCAGGAGTGTGAGCATCAGGAGGTGACTGTGGGTccaactttatttttttccactgcAGTGTGCATTTCCCCGCATGCTTCTTCACTTTAGCCgaattgaaaaaagaaatttCCAGGTCCATTGTCTTGGaggggaaaagggaaagaaagatgTAAGTTAAGATCAAACTTTTACTGATCAATTTCCTGTTCCTCAATTAACAAAACAATGTCTGAACTGGATGTCTAAATACCTGGACTGGAATCAAAACTAaatcctcctccgcctccttgtcctcctcctccaccaccatgaCCGCCAAAGAAAGCCCTGAAGATGTTGTTTGCATCAAAAtctagagagaaagaaaatgcaaatatgTTTGGATTAGCTGGTCAAGAAGTGCTTCTGGAGGAACAAGAGGGCAGACAAAGCAGCCTGACATACTGCACACGCATTATTGACTTTCGGCTCATCAACTTCAGTGTCGTGTTTGATACCCAAAAGTACAAACGGTACCTGTTCTCACAGGTTGAGTTTATTCATTCAAAATTAATGgagcaaaaaaatgtttcaataacCAAAATAACTGGAAAGATATAGATCAAAACATCAAAAAAGCTATGATATTCAATACACAGTATAGTGGCTTATTTTATTCACTTCTTTGCACCATTTTTACAATTGTTAATTAGTAGTTGAGTTTATTGTGCTTTGCTCATTTTGGGTGAAAATAAgaagtgtaaaaatgttttcactccACTAATGTCCCGCACGTTGAATCTGTCCGAAGAACCGACTAAACTTAAAGCATTTACCTCCGCCATCAAAGGAGCTTTCCTCCTCCAGGTCGTGTCCACTGTCGTAGCGCATCTTCTTCTTTGGGTCGGAGAGCACAGTGAAGGCCTCGCCGACCTCCTTGaatttcttttcctcctctttctgcacATCTGCAGTCGCTGCACTGTGCCGGTCTGTAAGAACATAAAACAACTCTGATAAGGAAACCGTGTCTGTCTGaaagtctgtgtgtctgtactcGGACCAACGGGTCTACCTGGGTGATGCATGAGGGCCCGTTTGCGGTAGGCTTTCTTGATCTCGTCCTCGGTGGCATTCTTGCCGATTCCCAGCACCTTGTAGTAATCTTTCCTTTTGCTCTTCTTCAGCTCCAGCTGTGCGTTCTTTAGCAGATGCTTGTGTTCTGTAAGGAATAAAATATCAGTGTGGGAACAACCGACCAGCTGGAACATCAGtgtaaaacaaagagaaaagtgcaaaacgaagaaaaaaacagaaaaaaagaaagcttgcctgatgttttttctgtctggTAAACCTTTTCATAGTCCCGTACTGCTTCCTCATACTGCTCTGTGTTCATGTAACTACGGGACAGACAAAGTCACTCTGAAACAGCTCAATGCTGAACACACAGATCAGGAGAATTGAACCCATATGGACTGTGGAGCATACCACTGAGCTCTTCTTAAGTAGGCCTTGACGTAAGTGTCATCTAGTTTGATTGCACTGGTGCAGTCATCAATGGCTTCATTAAGTTTCTTCAGCTGTGGATGAGGAAGACGTCAATAACACTGAACCGAACACAAAGCTGGAAAAGCACACAGACTGCATGGCGATCATTACGAAACAAACTGACAGCACGGTTCATCACATCTGACGCGTACTGTGCAGCTGCGTCTCTTTTTTACCTTCGCGCCTGCTGTGGCCCGGTTGCAGTAGAGCTTAGCGTTCGTCTTGATGTTGTTGGGGTCTATCGTCAGGGCCTCCGTGTACAGCTGGTAGGCGGCTTGATAGCTGCAGCTCTTAAATGCCTGGTTGCCCTCGTCTTTCTTGGCTTTCAAGGCTTTGGCGTTCTGATTTAGAACGAGAACAAGACAGAAACATTTAGGCGAACTCGCCTGTCTTTGTGTGCTGGCGGTGTTTAGCTACATTGTCATGCTATTTAAAAACTGTACCAACGGTTTGTTTTATCCTTTTTTCAAAAGCACCAAAAATGCATTGTTTGTATAGCGTCTCACAAAAAGGTAAAACGGGTCTTCTGCATTTTTTAACACTTGCAATCCAACACTGTTTGCCTGATCATTAACTTTGGTACAATATTGCTCATattgtgtttgcttttgtaATTTCTATCATGCTGTAAGAGATGAGCCAtcgcaaacacatttttaaaaaccaaatatgaattttaacattacatttataACATTACAAAATAAGCCACTCTTTGGGTTGCATTGCTTTTTTTGTACTCATTTGTCTCACATAAGAAATACTAGTACAACAAACGGTTATTACCAATcctgatatttatatattcatgtctgtacatttcttcttttgattAAACGAGAAGGAAGTGGACATCATCTTACCCTGCAGGCCAGCCGAGCTTTTTCGTGGTCCGGCGCCATGCGCAGAGCCTGGACAAAGAACTGAACGGCTTTATCGATGCAGTCCTCGTAGTAGAGACACAGGCCTCGCACGTAGAGTGCATCTGCGTTTGTGGAATCCATTCGCAAGATATCACTGCAAGAGAAAGTTTCATTAGAATCAAACTGCTCGTTCTTATGGCGGACTCGGTactgatttaaaatgaaaatagtaaGTAATAAGTAATTCAAGAACTGTAATCAAAATGTTCCCCCACCGCGGACCTAGCACCAGCTGTTCCTACCTGGCTACGGACTGGGCTTCTGGATAGCGCCCCAGCAGAGCCAGACACTCGGCCTTGATGATTTTGAAgcggtggcaggcggaggccaGAGCTAAAGCCCGGTCCATGCAGAACACCACCTGGATCACAGAAAGAGCCACTTCACTAAGCCTGTCACACTCGAGCGTCACTCATTCATGAAATAAATGCAGATATTTGGAGTTTTGTAAAAGCTAAATATGTATTCcgtatcatttttttattatttgtattcatagTAAAACCTTTTTAATTCCCATCCAAATAGGCTGTTCAACAAGTTATACATAAGTATTTAAATGCTAACTTCTAGAAAAATCTGTCAAATTGTGGTTAACTCTGTTTATTACAAACTGAGGGATATTCTGAAATCATATTCACATGACAACTAAGATGGAGCTGTGTCGTTTGAGATATAAAAAAAGAGACGGGGTGTAAAGTACCGTTCTGAAGTCCCGCTTTTCAAAGCCCACATCTGCCATCCTTTGGTACTCCAGTAGAGTCGCTGCACTCTtattctaaaatataaaaaacaattatCGACTCTTTAAAATGTTAACAGTTTGTAATTGAATGCACTCTCACAAACAGATATTAAATCAATTGTGAAGTTCAGGTGATGCACACCTCCTGCTGGGCCTCTTTGTTGCTGGGCTCCAGCTCCAAGACCTTCTGAAAGCAGCGATTAGCTGCCATGGCGTTTCCCAGCGACAAGTGGCATTTGCCCTCACGTAGATGGCCCTGTGGGACACAGGGAGGACATTTCCTTCTTAGGACTGTAAAAGAAATAAGTAGCAGATAATAATGAGAATAAAGATGCCAAACCGACCTTCATGAAACAGTCATCCAGCCGCACGGCCTGCTGGGAATCTTCAAGGGCCTCTCGAAAGCGGAAGAGCATCATGAGGGTGGCTGCCCTGTTGCCATAATAACTGGCAGTTCTGGGGCTTGCATCTTGAGGTAAAAGAAAGGAAACCAATGTTATACAGGCAAACAGATGCCGGTACAGACTGCAAATGAAAACGGCAAGCCCATAAAGATGGAAGAATTTAAGATGGTGCTGATCAAGATTGTATGTACATTGAAGGGGCATGCTGTGACTCATTGTTAATAGAAAATTCACTATTTATTTTGCTCCTTTTTTGCATACATCTCATGATCTGCCATGAAAGGTGTGGGTCAAGGAGAGTGTGCACATAGATTAGACAAAGGTTAAAGAGTAATTAGCTGTGATCTCACCTATGGCCTTTGTGTAATAGTTGAAAGCCTCAGAGTAATCTTTCTGGATGTAGAATGCATTTCCTTGCTCTTTGAAGCCTTCAGCCTGACtgcagtgtgaaaaaaaaacataccaacataAGGGAGGAACAGATGCTTTACCAAGacagtgaaatgtgaaatgacatGTTTAAAAACTAAACGCAACACAGTCAACAAATTAAATCCCTGCATACACCAGGAGGTACAGAATACGACTGCTTTAGTAATCGTCATTCAACCAGACCAGCTGGTACTCATTGATATCCCTTAAGAGACTTTCCTACAAATGAGGTAGGGCCTGAAAGGACTGGACAGCACTCTGTTTCACGTGGAACTGGGACAGCAGAGCAGGGCACACTCTGTCTTCATAGCTGCAGTTCTAATTGTTGAAAGTAACATTTGTAAAAGTGTTGGAAGGTAAATGAACGCTGATTCACACAAGGCAGCTGCTGAGATGCTCTCTGTGCATTGAAGCGTTCGAAAGTGATGCTACCAGGGCCACACCGGGTGGTGACATCAGTTAACATTTTCCAACAGcccaaaaaaactaaacactgAGGTCGTGTGCAGAAGAAAATTTCAGCTTTTGGCAGGAGtgcagaaaaaaatagtttcttCAGTGCTGGTATATAGTAGTTAGGCCACACAGCGGATATAAGCATTCTTTAGTAGATGTTCACTTGACATGTTCTGCTCAGCATGTTCAATACAAATTCAAAAATTGCCATGATTCAAAAAAGAATTCCAGGCAGAGGAATTTTATATATTGGGGAATATGTTAGCAGACATGGAAATGAATCATCATAACTGTGTAACTATCTCTACGTAATcaattgaaacatttatttaattagcttagaatgaagagagagagcCTTTGGCATCTTGATCTCATTTCAAGATTAGTATATGAATAGAGGACGTATGATCGATTTCTGATCCTCTCTTATGATTGTAACAGTAAATAATGTTTAATAAGCCACAGCCTTTTCGTTTGAACAAAAAGTGCAACTAGAATTCCGAAATTTGAATCGGCCCAACTACATTTGACAGAAGAACATTGTATCTAACTTAAATTGTGTACATCTCTTTTCATCTGCAAATACAGAACGAACAATCATTTGGAAAtatttggaattttttttaaatttcaacaGAAAACAGCTCTATATGCTGTAAATATTTCAGGATTGTTAAAACATTATCTCACATATATTTTCAGAAATAGTCTTGAAAAGTTATGATTATCAAACCAACTgaaaaatcaatattttgtaTGCCATGTTTGACACTTGGAccttaatgtttaaaataactAAGAACATTTTAACGTTAGGTGTTTTGGGAAGTAACCGATAGAAGTAGCGTTAATCTGAGCACCAATTAAAAAGTTAGTTCGCTAATTCAGACTCTTATGGAACTTTCTAGAAAGCGGAAAGCATACATTGTAAATGTCCACCAACAGACTACACTAACGCGTTATTCTTCGCGTTTATATTTGACATGTTTACGTAGAAAAAGGTTGATTAACCAACGGGACTCAACATACAGAGCCTGTTTGAGATGCTAGCCGTAAATTAGCTGAGCATGTCTGGACACCACGGTCAAGACACGCTGATTATTTTAGCTAACGATAGGTTATCTTGACGAACACGTAGTCAAGGTAAAATCATTTTGAACAACCCACAATTTACGTTATGGCGTGAATTATTGAAACGCCAAGAACGCGAGTGGCTGcagtttataaaaatgtataggATAAAAGATTTAGCTAACTCTAAATGGGCCGTTTCCCCCCCTAAGCTAGCCTGGTTAGCTTATCTGCGGGATGATCGCGCCGTTGTCCCGAAGCCTTGTCAGTTAACGGCGGTTGAGTTCAGTCAGCGAATACCGGtctattttcacattttatacTCAGCCGAAAGAAACCCGACGGACTATTTTGTGTTTACCGTTCCATGTCTTCCGGATTGCAGATTTGAGGTTCTGTGTCCACCGGCACGTCGATGTCAACAGCTGCCATTTTTTTCTAGAAAGGACGAACATGAACTGACGTCATTTCCGGGAACCAATCGGCgatagcttttttttccttccttttttttgaggTCATGAGAAAATAGGccagacaaaaaagaaacacgttGGATCTAAAATATAACATACATTTCATATCAATTTACCCAAGCTGGGCTTGTATGCATTCGATCTGAGGGTACCTTAATTTATTCGAACCTTTAAACattgcaaatataaatattacGAAAAATGACTAAAAATAAGTGGCGTTGGTAATGTGCTAAAGTTACTGCTTTGAACCTCGACTGACCCAAACTCTAGTTGAAACAGTCGGATTATCTTTAACTAAACAGAACCAGCTCAGATCATGCAAACTCAACCTTATTTGGGGTTAGtgcatcaataataataatatatatatacttaaatTGCGTTTAAACCTTTTTACCACCATTTTTATGCAAAGCATTTCAAATACCTATCCATATCATTTGGTGTAAATGTATGTCAGTGTAGGTAAAATCACTGGACAGGTTATCCTATCTGGCGTCTTGCTTAAAAATAACCACTAGATGGCGTAAGAGTATCAAAGTATGGATTATACTCAAGGTTATATATTAccagtcacttcctgttttgtgtTATAATTATTCCTACTCCATTTAGCTTGAGTCTGGTGATATCAGAAGAGTATCACACTGAGGATACAAGTTATTACTGAGTGTGGTCCTTGTTCAAAGATCTTTCAGTGCCAATGTTCAGGACTACTTTCTTATCCGAACTAAGCttatattcatatttcaaaTTAATGGCAAGGTATTTGCATATGAAGAAATACACACCACaactgtgtaaaaaaacattactatTTATAAGTTCATATAGAATACATTATTGACATTTTTAGCACATAATCATTTACATTATTGCAATTGATGCACAGTTACACTTGTCGTTAATTTTACCAGGTGgcactttaaaaacacatattcCTTGGGATGATTCGGCACAATAAAGTAGAAGGGTATTTCAACAGAATGTTCATTTAATACAGCTctataacaaaaataacagttttaataaagaaatcaaAGGTACATTTAAATATCTGTGAATAAATCCTTTTGAGAATTAGCAAACATCAGCCTGTATCTTCATATTGCACAAACAGCATCAAGATGTAAATAGTAAATACCTTATTAAACCACATACATCTTAGAACTTTAATTAAATCTCATTGTATTCATTATGTATGTAGTCTGTCTCCATATGGCGAGTATTCTTGGCAtcatttcagagtgttagttgATTGTCACCTCGTAAGACAAAGAGCATGAGTGAAAGTATTGTCAAATAAGCCGAGTGCATCCACGTCAGACAACGGGCTGTAAAGATGTACACATGTTGAGATTCAAAATCCTCAGTACTTATGGATATTCCTACATTTTTTCCATTAGAGGAGGGTGGTTGTATGGAAATACTCAACTTTCACTCTGACTGAAGACTTCAGCGGGTATGAAGTATTGTACATGTTC containing:
- the LOC119213073 gene encoding dnaJ homolog subfamily C member 7-like, translated to MAAVDIDVPVDTEPQICNPEDMERQAEGFKEQGNAFYIQKDYSEAFNYYTKAIDASPRTASYYGNRAATLMMLFRFREALEDSQQAVRLDDCFMKGHLREGKCHLSLGNAMAANRCFQKVLELEPSNKEAQQENKSAATLLEYQRMADVGFEKRDFRTVVFCMDRALALASACHRFKIIKAECLALLGRYPEAQSVASDILRMDSTNADALYVRGLCLYYEDCIDKAVQFFVQALRMAPDHEKARLACRNAKALKAKKDEGNQAFKSCSYQAAYQLYTEALTIDPNNIKTNAKLYCNRATAGAKLKKLNEAIDDCTSAIKLDDTYVKAYLRRAQCYMNTEQYEEAVRDYEKVYQTEKTSEHKHLLKNAQLELKKSKRKDYYKVLGIGKNATEDEIKKAYRKRALMHHPDRHSAATADVQKEEEKKFKEVGEAFTVLSDPKKKMRYDSGHDLEEESSFDGGDFDANNIFRAFFGGHGGGGGGQGGGGGFSFDSSPDNGPGNFFFQFG